In Candidatus Defluviibacterium haderslevense, the following are encoded in one genomic region:
- a CDS encoding carboxypeptidase-like regulatory domain-containing protein — MRKYTLLLLSLFFTFHISVEAQSGKGKLVGKIVDKSTASVGELIGAIIIVEGTSFGTTTDVEGNYNLELPVGNYNVFIKYTGYKTEQAPIIIQANEITHLDMAIEEEKVDLNEVVITSKIEKSSSLSLIQAKRNAAVISDGISSDIIRKTPDRNVSDVLKRVTGASIQEGKFAIIRGMNDRYNAGYLDNTLLPSTEADRKAFSFDVVPAALIDNVQIIKAGSPELSGDFGGGIIRINTKAVPEAYTQSISIGAHYTSTGTFKNFKEFSSYPGEQFNILNSKRSLPNLEEGQLKTTTSFPSLLEKQRLGETSKLFNHDWENKEINAPLNPRFSYVLGFPIALKNNNKLGFLLALNYSDTRKVQSGEISSYDGSGQVSDFNDQLYQRNTSEGAIFNINFVGAKSQLSFRNLFNSNLDRNTIVRTGKANITDGIDVNNVANFVNFNRLTNSILSFKQIFGTSVTALNLNASVNYSNICRKTPDYRIASYTKSQDDSQFNLSTGDFFNSSTGRYYSELLEDVVGSSLELSKGFNDRFKSNVKIGGFYQYRNRDFNGRSFVYGGVLNDEITLNPAIDLSGKHIGADQLYLVEKTSDDIAYYHGQSNVSAAFLSVDQRWMSKLRSSYGFRYEMVDIQVDNQKFNTEIAQILKSSLLPSINLTYNLNERVNLRAAYFASVNRPEFRELAPFAFYVFDKNADIKGNKNLKIATLHNIDLRWEFYPSGVQLISLGVFQKYIQNPVEFSIDIAQPFTTFTYQNEKSAKISGLEFEMRKNLNFLGRHKVFNQFAVLCNFTLVKSSLQFNEGSKALANRSLQGQSPYIVNVGLQYESEDKKWSANVMMNRTGRRIAYVGVDPKYGQTRQDIFEAPRSVLDLQVSRSFKKFSLKITCSDLFHEQQLYYQDTNNNKHFDEVGGDRTLFKYSTAWQSTLSLSYNF; from the coding sequence ATGAGAAAGTATACCCTATTATTATTAAGTTTATTCTTTACTTTCCATATTTCAGTTGAAGCACAATCTGGCAAAGGAAAACTAGTAGGGAAAATTGTCGATAAATCTACAGCGTCTGTTGGTGAATTAATAGGTGCAATAATCATAGTAGAAGGTACATCTTTTGGAACAACAACAGATGTAGAAGGGAATTATAATTTAGAACTGCCTGTTGGAAATTATAACGTCTTTATAAAATATACTGGTTATAAAACGGAGCAAGCCCCAATAATAATTCAAGCCAATGAAATTACGCATCTTGATATGGCCATTGAGGAAGAAAAAGTTGATTTAAATGAAGTAGTAATTACATCTAAAATTGAAAAATCATCTTCACTTTCACTCATTCAGGCTAAAAGGAATGCAGCAGTCATTTCTGATGGAATTTCATCAGATATCATTCGCAAAACCCCGGATAGAAATGTTTCCGATGTATTAAAACGTGTGACAGGAGCATCGATTCAAGAGGGAAAATTTGCTATAATTAGAGGAATGAATGATCGATATAATGCCGGATATTTGGATAATACTTTATTACCATCCACAGAAGCTGATCGAAAAGCTTTCTCTTTTGATGTTGTTCCCGCAGCTTTAATTGATAATGTTCAGATAATCAAAGCTGGTTCTCCAGAATTGTCAGGTGATTTTGGTGGAGGTATCATTCGAATCAATACTAAGGCCGTTCCTGAAGCATATACTCAAAGTATTTCTATTGGAGCCCATTACACATCCACAGGAACATTTAAGAATTTCAAAGAATTTTCTTCGTATCCCGGAGAACAATTTAATATTTTGAATTCCAAAAGATCTTTACCTAATTTGGAAGAAGGACAATTAAAGACTACTACCAGTTTTCCTTCATTACTTGAAAAACAAAGATTAGGAGAAACATCGAAGTTATTCAATCATGATTGGGAGAATAAAGAAATAAATGCACCGCTCAATCCAAGATTTTCGTATGTGTTGGGTTTTCCAATTGCTCTGAAAAATAATAATAAACTAGGGTTTTTGTTAGCTTTAAATTATTCCGACACGAGAAAAGTACAATCTGGTGAAATTAGCTCATATGATGGTAGTGGTCAAGTATCAGATTTTAATGATCAATTGTATCAGAGAAATACAAGTGAGGGAGCTATTTTTAATATTAATTTTGTTGGTGCAAAAAGTCAATTGAGTTTTAGAAATTTGTTCAATTCAAATTTAGATCGAAATACTATTGTACGTACAGGTAAAGCTAATATAACAGATGGTATAGATGTAAACAACGTGGCCAATTTTGTTAATTTTAATCGACTTACGAATAGCATACTTTCTTTTAAACAAATATTCGGGACTTCAGTTACAGCCTTGAATCTAAATGCAAGTGTAAATTATTCCAATATTTGTCGTAAGACTCCGGATTATAGAATTGCTTCATACACTAAATCACAAGATGATTCCCAATTTAATTTATCTACAGGCGATTTTTTTAATTCAAGTACTGGCAGGTATTATTCTGAATTGTTAGAAGATGTTGTTGGGTCTTCACTTGAACTTTCTAAAGGTTTTAATGATAGATTTAAATCTAATGTTAAAATTGGAGGATTTTATCAATATAGAAATCGTGATTTCAATGGTAGAAGTTTTGTATATGGTGGTGTATTGAATGATGAAATTACATTGAATCCTGCTATTGATCTATCTGGTAAACATATAGGCGCTGATCAATTATATTTAGTGGAGAAAACTTCTGATGATATAGCATATTATCATGGTCAATCCAATGTTTCTGCTGCTTTCCTATCCGTCGATCAAAGATGGATGAGTAAATTAAGATCTTCTTATGGTTTTAGATATGAAATGGTTGATATACAAGTTGATAACCAAAAATTTAATACAGAAATTGCACAAATACTAAAATCTTCATTATTGCCATCCATCAATTTAACTTATAATTTAAATGAACGCGTTAATTTGAGAGCTGCATATTTTGCATCGGTCAATAGACCAGAGTTTAGAGAATTGGCACCATTTGCTTTTTATGTGTTCGACAAGAATGCTGATATTAAGGGAAACAAAAATTTAAAAATAGCAACACTTCACAATATAGATTTAAGATGGGAATTTTATCCTTCGGGAGTTCAACTCATTTCTTTGGGTGTGTTCCAAAAGTATATTCAAAACCCAGTGGAATTTAGTATTGATATAGCTCAACCTTTTACAACATTTACTTATCAGAATGAAAAATCAGCAAAAATTTCAGGATTGGAATTTGAAATGAGAAAAAATTTGAATTTTTTAGGAAGACATAAGGTGTTTAATCAATTTGCCGTATTGTGTAATTTTACCTTAGTCAAATCTTCGCTACAATTCAATGAAGGTTCTAAAGCTTTAGCAAATAGATCATTACAAGGACAGTCTCCTTATATTGTCAATGTAGGATTACAATATGAGAGTGAAGATAAAAAATGGTCTGCAAATGTTATGATGAATAGAACTGGAAGAAGGATAGCATATGTTGGTGTAGATCCTAAATATGGTCAAACCAGACAAGATATTTTTGAAGCTCCAAGATCTGTATTAGATCTTCAGGTTTCCAGGTCATTCAAGAAATTTAGTCTAAAAATTACTTGTTCAGATCTTTTTCATGAACAACAATTGTATTATCAGGATACAAATAATAATAAGCACTTTGATGAAGTCGGTGGTGATCGTACCCTATTTAAATATAGTACAGCCTGGCAATCTACCTTATCACTGTCATATAATTTTTAA
- a CDS encoding T9SS type A sorting domain-containing protein, with product MKKVFTCFVLLFTLLMTSVSYAQTGFKLKATSYVGALSSDPATDWTQNWTNWDPKNTAYPAATDTTTLNGMVTGLPILGEKEILGSVTLDANVVYLLKGIIVVRNSGELTIPAGTIIRAQSDISSTPKNYACIVVERGAKINILGTSQLPVVFTSNRGVGLRDRGDWGGILIAGKAYHNLLDGTTNNNIQMEGFNNVSFDPTLARFGGTDNNDNSGEISYLRIEFGGLAFETNKEINGLTLGVVGSATKLGYVQVSYSGDDSFEWFGGSVNGHHLIAYKGTDDDFDTDNGYSGLNQFGLGVRDSAYYDLTYGATSGGSTSEGFESDNEATGTAAVRPVTSAIFSNFTMVGPVPVGSTYSQMNTVTKAAFRRGARIRRNSSIRIVNSIFMGYRNFLLMDGDSCLRKTNFPAALNLVNPNTPVDVKEQIFFTNNLICNTASAFTSTTDTTANGLVEVARAANSKNKLEAANAWLRQAGSLANNINPVDFTAGTLLVNPVAASTTPDFKPVANSPALSGANFLDNPILVNLTTSTKEIENALNRNFIYPNPISNGQLTFGHKVNSFGIFDIKGNLLLHGVDTDHVNLDHLISGIYIIKLDGIAQKLIVE from the coding sequence ATGAAAAAAGTATTTACATGTTTTGTTTTATTGTTCACCCTTTTGATGACTTCCGTTTCCTATGCTCAAACAGGCTTTAAATTGAAGGCTACTTCATATGTCGGAGCATTGTCAAGTGATCCTGCAACTGACTGGACACAAAATTGGACTAATTGGGATCCAAAAAATACAGCTTATCCTGCCGCTACTGATACCACCACTTTAAATGGTATGGTAACAGGACTACCCATTCTTGGAGAAAAGGAAATATTGGGATCAGTTACTCTGGATGCTAATGTTGTATACCTTTTGAAAGGTATCATTGTAGTGCGAAATAGTGGCGAATTAACTATTCCTGCTGGAACTATAATTAGAGCACAATCTGACATTAGTTCAACACCTAAAAATTATGCTTGTATAGTTGTAGAACGTGGAGCTAAGATTAATATCTTAGGAACATCACAATTACCAGTTGTTTTTACTTCTAATAGAGGTGTTGGATTAAGAGATCGAGGAGATTGGGGAGGAATTCTAATTGCTGGCAAAGCCTATCATAATTTATTAGATGGTACCACGAATAATAATATTCAGATGGAAGGATTTAATAATGTATCCTTTGATCCAACCTTAGCAAGATTTGGAGGAACGGATAATAATGATAATTCAGGTGAAATCAGTTATTTAAGAATTGAATTTGGTGGCTTAGCATTCGAGACCAATAAGGAAATTAATGGATTAACTTTAGGTGTTGTTGGATCAGCTACTAAATTAGGTTATGTTCAAGTATCTTATTCTGGTGATGATTCTTTCGAATGGTTTGGTGGAAGTGTAAATGGACATCATCTCATCGCATACAAAGGAACAGATGATGATTTTGATACAGATAATGGATATTCTGGTTTAAATCAATTTGGTCTTGGTGTAAGAGATTCTGCTTATTATGATTTGACTTATGGAGCTACATCTGGAGGGTCTACTTCTGAAGGTTTTGAAAGTGATAATGAAGCTACTGGTACTGCTGCGGTTCGACCAGTGACATCTGCAATCTTTTCTAATTTTACTATGGTTGGCCCAGTTCCTGTTGGATCAACTTATTCTCAAATGAACACAGTAACTAAAGCAGCTTTCAGACGTGGTGCAAGAATTCGTAGAAATTCAAGTATTAGAATTGTGAATAGTATCTTCATGGGATATAGAAACTTTCTATTAATGGATGGCGATAGCTGTTTAAGAAAAACCAATTTCCCAGCAGCATTGAATTTGGTTAATCCAAATACTCCTGTAGATGTAAAGGAACAAATCTTTTTTACGAACAATTTAATTTGTAATACAGCGAGCGCATTTACCTCTACTACGGATACTACAGCAAATGGTTTAGTAGAAGTAGCCAGAGCTGCTAATTCAAAAAATAAATTAGAAGCTGCTAATGCTTGGTTGAGACAAGCTGGATCTTTGGCTAATAATATCAATCCAGTAGACTTTACAGCTGGTACTTTATTGGTTAATCCAGTTGCTGCATCCACTACACCGGATTTCAAACCTGTTGCTAATTCACCAGCATTATCCGGGGCTAATTTTTTAGATAATCCGATATTGGTAAACTTAACTACTTCTACCAAAGAGATTGAAAATGCCTTAAACCGTAATTTCATTTATCCAAATCCAATATCTAATGGTCAATTAACTTTTGGACATAAAGTAAATTCTTTTGGGATATTTGACATTAAAGGAAATCTTTTGTTGCATGGCGTAGATACTGATCATGTAAATTTGGATCATTTAATTTCTGGAATATATATTATTAAATTAGATGGCATTGCTCAGAAACTGATTGTAGAATAG
- a CDS encoding UDP-2,3-diacylglucosamine diphosphatase encodes MKRNLDCVVISDVHLGTYGCHAKELNDYLHSIHTDVLIVNGDFIDMWQFRKSYFPQEHIKVIQYILKLSRKGTKVYYLTGNHDDHLRKYSNFRTGNIYLRDKLIIKLGGKLYWFFHGDVFDASVLISPWIAKLGGKSYDMLIRLNRVIDRILVKMGRQKMSISAIVKSKVKRAVKFIGDFELMAIDHAFNEQFDFVVCGHIHQPKIETIVRDDKQVTYMNSGDWVENLSALEYDQGNWRIYYHEKDFIMPVKININNNKIQEVA; translated from the coding sequence TTGAAAAGAAATTTAGATTGTGTTGTTATATCCGATGTTCATTTAGGTACTTATGGATGTCATGCAAAGGAGCTGAATGATTATTTGCATTCCATCCACACCGATGTACTTATCGTCAATGGTGATTTTATTGATATGTGGCAATTTAGAAAATCTTATTTCCCACAGGAGCATATAAAAGTGATTCAATATATTTTGAAGTTATCCAGAAAGGGTACCAAAGTTTATTACTTGACAGGCAATCATGATGATCATTTAAGAAAGTATTCCAATTTTAGAACTGGAAATATTTACTTAAGAGATAAACTTATTATAAAATTAGGAGGAAAATTGTATTGGTTTTTTCATGGAGATGTCTTTGATGCGAGCGTACTCATTTCCCCCTGGATAGCTAAATTAGGGGGAAAGAGTTATGATATGCTCATTCGATTGAATCGGGTCATTGATCGAATCTTAGTCAAAATGGGAAGACAAAAAATGTCCATATCAGCAATTGTTAAATCTAAAGTCAAACGTGCTGTGAAGTTTATAGGGGACTTTGAACTAATGGCTATTGACCATGCATTCAATGAACAATTTGATTTTGTAGTGTGTGGACATATTCACCAGCCCAAAATTGAAACGATCGTCCGTGATGATAAGCAAGTTACTTACATGAATAGTGGTGATTGGGTGGAGAACCTATCTGCGTTGGAATATGATCAAGGAAATTGGCGTATTTATTATCATGAAAAAGATTTTATTATGCCGGTTAAAATAAATATCAACAATAATAAAATTCAAGAGGTAGCATGA
- a CDS encoding glycosyl transferase: MKIFYAVQATGNGHISRAYQLMPYLEQYGEVDVFLSGSNSNLNVPLPIKYRSSGISLNYSECGGLDIQKTWKDMKLLNAMKLARQLPVEQYDVIINDFESITAQACRIKNVPSIQFGHQASFQSSLTPRPTSKNILGEMILKYYAKSAHYIGLHFDAYDDFIFPPVIKQEIQDAEVVDKGHITVYLPAYQKFCLVHFFKKLKHLEFQWFLPEIKEPYRENNIHYFPIDNQSFNKSLISCHGLITGGGFETPAEALYLNKKLMSIPISKHYEQQCNAAALSKLKVHVLTEPGKYFDLEIINWLNQTHELPKIHANNIEKTLEKLFALAKNQKHANLVEELALSN; this comes from the coding sequence ATGAAAATATTTTATGCCGTTCAAGCTACTGGCAATGGCCATATTAGCCGGGCCTATCAACTCATGCCCTATCTGGAACAATATGGTGAAGTGGATGTGTTTCTATCGGGATCAAATTCTAACTTAAACGTTCCACTCCCCATAAAATACCGAAGTTCTGGAATTAGTTTGAACTATTCAGAATGTGGCGGATTGGACATCCAAAAAACCTGGAAGGACATGAAGCTCCTAAATGCTATGAAATTGGCAAGACAACTTCCCGTAGAACAATATGATGTCATTATCAACGACTTTGAATCCATTACCGCACAAGCTTGCAGAATTAAAAATGTACCTTCCATTCAATTTGGTCATCAAGCCAGCTTTCAATCATCATTGACACCAAGACCAACAAGCAAAAATATCCTTGGAGAAATGATCTTAAAATATTATGCCAAATCAGCACATTATATTGGACTTCATTTCGATGCGTATGATGATTTTATTTTTCCACCTGTTATCAAACAGGAAATACAAGATGCTGAAGTCGTTGACAAGGGACATATCACAGTCTATTTACCTGCATATCAAAAATTTTGTTTGGTTCACTTTTTTAAAAAATTAAAACACCTTGAATTTCAATGGTTCTTGCCAGAAATAAAAGAACCTTATCGTGAAAACAATATTCACTACTTTCCAATAGATAATCAATCATTTAATAAAAGTCTTATAAGTTGTCATGGATTAATTACAGGAGGCGGATTCGAAACACCTGCAGAAGCCTTATATCTAAATAAAAAATTAATGTCCATTCCCATCTCTAAACACTATGAACAACAATGTAATGCAGCAGCTTTAAGTAAATTAAAAGTACACGTATTAACAGAGCCGGGTAAATATTTTGATTTGGAAATCATCAATTGGTTAAATCAAACACACGAATTACCCAAAATTCATGCTAACAATATTGAGAAAACTTTGGAAAAATTATTTGCCTTAGCTAAAAATCAAAAACATGCTAATTTAGTTGAAGAGTTGGCATTATCGAATTGA
- a CDS encoding methyltransferase domain-containing protein has translation MDFVDHQPINHHLKKYYQFQSKIYDATRWAFLFGRNRLIDNCPCFEDKALNILEIGCGTGYNLLHLRKKFPSSKIFAVELSPDMAQIAKSKVIHDSHTMIIEGSYHASLIDIKMDVLIFSYMLSMTDTHYKALIQEAKQQLKPGGIIAIVDFNHSSLNLFKKHMKNNHVTMDGKLTPFLVHKFPNQELRIHKAYFGLWTYFTFYGINN, from the coding sequence ATGGATTTTGTTGATCATCAACCCATTAATCATCATTTAAAAAAATATTACCAATTCCAATCAAAAATATATGATGCCACGCGTTGGGCTTTCCTGTTTGGAAGAAACCGATTGATCGATAACTGTCCTTGCTTTGAAGATAAAGCGCTTAACATTCTAGAAATAGGATGCGGAACCGGATACAATTTACTTCATCTAAGAAAAAAATTCCCATCATCCAAAATATTCGCTGTAGAGCTTTCACCGGACATGGCTCAAATAGCTAAAAGCAAGGTGATCCATGATAGCCACACTATGATTATTGAAGGATCATATCATGCTTCATTAATTGATATTAAAATGGATGTATTGATCTTTTCTTATATGTTAAGTATGACAGATACTCATTATAAGGCATTAATACAAGAAGCCAAACAACAACTCAAACCAGGCGGTATAATAGCCATTGTCGATTTTAACCATAGTTCATTAAATCTTTTCAAGAAACACATGAAAAATAATCATGTAACTATGGATGGTAAGCTTACACCATTTCTGGTACATAAATTCCCTAATCAAGAACTCAGAATTCATAAAGCGTATTTTGGTCTTTGGACTTATTTCACATTTTATGGAATCAATAATTAA
- a CDS encoding BtaA family protein: MKNHLFNLVHKNKLVYNQCWEDPRCDKALLNIDTNSEILMITSAGCNALDYLLDDPKKIHCVDINPRQNALLQLKLKMIENNHYDVFNSFFMKGQYIHAERYYWTQIRSKLPYYASEYWDSHIQYFNGKGIRKSFYFRGATGILAWVLKHILGHQSSIKSALQELWKSQSLEEQNNIWNHIKPKLLSILSHNLFQSQAVLSLAGVPTEQYHVVVKNENKSIWNYLESMLDHVFTQIDIKDNYFWHVYLFGHYTETCSPNYLKPEFQPTLINNTYKINTFNNHLNGFLEKSQSTYSHFVLLDHQDWLLKYDREALNREWKLILDHSQPGTKILMRSAASNIDFIPEFAKEKMNIDPYFIHQIQRKDRVGTYASTLLATIN, translated from the coding sequence ATGAAAAATCACCTATTCAACCTAGTTCACAAAAATAAATTAGTCTATAATCAGTGCTGGGAAGATCCGCGATGTGACAAAGCGCTATTAAATATAGATACGAATAGTGAGATCCTCATGATAACAAGTGCTGGGTGTAATGCCTTGGATTATTTGTTGGATGATCCCAAAAAAATACATTGCGTTGATATCAATCCAAGACAAAATGCACTCTTACAATTGAAACTTAAAATGATTGAAAACAATCATTATGATGTGTTCAATTCGTTTTTTATGAAAGGCCAATATATTCATGCAGAAAGATACTATTGGACTCAAATCAGATCCAAATTGCCCTATTATGCTAGTGAATATTGGGATTCTCATATTCAGTATTTCAACGGTAAGGGTATCCGTAAAAGTTTTTATTTCAGAGGTGCAACAGGTATTTTAGCATGGGTACTCAAACATATTTTAGGACATCAATCATCTATAAAATCTGCATTGCAAGAACTTTGGAAATCTCAGTCTCTGGAAGAACAAAATAATATTTGGAATCACATCAAACCTAAACTACTCAGCATACTTTCACATAACTTGTTTCAGTCTCAGGCTGTACTTTCTCTTGCAGGGGTTCCGACAGAACAATATCATGTTGTAGTCAAAAATGAAAACAAGAGTATATGGAATTATTTAGAATCCATGTTGGATCATGTCTTTACGCAAATTGACATCAAGGACAATTACTTTTGGCATGTGTATTTGTTTGGACATTATACTGAAACATGTAGTCCAAATTATTTGAAACCTGAGTTTCAACCCACATTAATCAACAATACATACAAGATCAACACTTTCAATAACCATCTCAATGGATTTCTCGAAAAAAGCCAAAGTACATACTCACATTTTGTACTGTTGGATCACCAAGACTGGTTACTCAAATATGATCGTGAAGCACTGAACAGAGAATGGAAATTAATTCTGGATCATAGCCAACCGGGAACTAAAATATTGATGCGTTCTGCAGCTTCCAATATTGATTTTATACCTGAATTCGCCAAAGAAAAAATGAATATAGATCCATACTTCATCCATCAAATTCAAAGAAAAGATCGAGTAGGAACCTATGCTTCTACATTGCTTGCCACCATAAATTAA